AGGATATTGGCAATGATTCCGTAGATAATGAAGGTAATCCAGGATAACAGCAGGGAAGGAATAAGGGCAGCTAACACCTTGCCTTTAAACAACGTATCCATACTCATCGGAGTGAACAGAAGACTTTCCAGAGTCTTGCGCTCCTTCTCGCCTGCAAAACTGTTGGCCGTCAGAATGCTGGATGCCATCACCGGAATGATGAGAAACAGGGGTGCGAACATGTACAAGGCCAGGTAATAGACAATACGATGGTTATCCGTAGGCATCGAAGCAAGCTGCGGAATTCGCCCGGCATGGGTTAGGTTATCCAGTGTATCAAGCAGGAAGCTCATATTGCCGAGGGAAGCAAGTTCCATCCTTGAGGCTGCCCAAATGAGTATCCCAGGCATGATGATCCCGATAACTAGCGGAACGATCAACATGGGCAACCAAAGCTGCACGCTGGCTGTGATAGCTCGAATATCTTTACGAACAAGTGCACGTATGGCTTGTCGGTTATTCATGATGATGTGCCTCCCTAATGGCAAAATAAATACTCTCCAGATCGCTGCCCGTAATCCGGGCCTGATAGACTTGTCCACGCTCACTCAATTGTCGCAGTAACAACGGAATATCTTCACGGGTTTGAAGCTGAAAAACGGCTTTGTTAGCGGAAACCATCTCCGGTGTACACCCTGTTACCGTCTGCCAGCCATTCGGCATGGTCGCTTCAACCTCAATCCGGGGTGAGGTCAGGTATCGGTTGACGATCTCCTGCTCCGTACCTTCCTCAACCTTACGCCCCTTTTCCATAAAAATATATCGATCACACACGGCCGATAGTTGGGATAACACATGAGACGATACGAGAATCGTCATATGTTCCTCTTGATTTAGCCGACGGATGATTCGGAGGACCATCTGAATCCCATCCGGGTCAAGCCCATTGGTTGGCTCATCCAGAAAGAGAATGGAGGGGCGGTGCAGCAGCACCCGCGCTAGACCTACGCGTTTTTTCATGCCTGTGCTGTAGGTACCTACTTTTCGATGTTGATATTCCTGCAATTCGAACAGATCCACAAGCTCATCAATCCGTGCTTTGGCATGTTGTACACCGAAAGCTTCAGCGAAAAAGATCAGGTTGTCACGCCCACTCATATTTTCATACAATCCACTCTGCTCGGTTAATGTGCCGCATAGGGCGAGTACGTTCTCCGTCTCACGGAAGGGATCGAGGCCGTTAATGCTCACTTGCCCACCCGAAGCGCCGAGAACGCCGTTCATGATGCGGATCAGGGTGGTTTTGCCCGAACCGTTAGGACCGATCAACCCGGTAACGCTGCCTTGTTCAACCGTGAAGCTGACATCGTTCAGTGCCTGATGCACTTTAAATTGCTTTGAAATGTTGCGAACTTCAATCATGCACATTCACCGTCCGATCTGAGTTTGGAGATTATACGTCCAGATGAGATATATCGTTCAAATGGAGGGCCGAAAAATAAAAATTATACGT
This window of the Paenibacillus marchantiae genome carries:
- a CDS encoding ABC transporter ATP-binding protein, translated to MIEVRNISKQFKVHQALNDVSFTVEQGSVTGLIGPNGSGKTTLIRIMNGVLGASGGQVSINGLDPFRETENVLALCGTLTEQSGLYENMSGRDNLIFFAEAFGVQHAKARIDELVDLFELQEYQHRKVGTYSTGMKKRVGLARVLLHRPSILFLDEPTNGLDPDGIQMVLRIIRRLNQEEHMTILVSSHVLSQLSAVCDRYIFMEKGRKVEEGTEQEIVNRYLTSPRIEVEATMPNGWQTVTGCTPEMVSANKAVFQLQTREDIPLLLRQLSERGQVYQARITGSDLESIYFAIREAHHHE
- a CDS encoding ABC transporter permease subunit — translated: MNNRQAIRALVRKDIRAITASVQLWLPMLIVPLVIGIIMPGILIWAASRMELASLGNMSFLLDTLDNLTHAGRIPQLASMPTDNHRIVYYLALYMFAPLFLIIPVMASSILTANSFAGEKERKTLESLLFTPMSMDTLFKGKVLAALIPSLLLSWITFIIYGIIANILLYPMFGAWMFPNLNWIILVLWVVPTCSLVVILLNVLISAKVRGFQEAYQLGGLVVLPLLALIAGQASGMLLISPLMLILVGAVLLLICFILLRLVTLWNSRQQLAESQI